Proteins encoded by one window of Simiduia curdlanivorans:
- a CDS encoding SDR family NAD(P)-dependent oxidoreductase has product MSAKMLIITGGSRGIGSATIERFQADGFSVVNLSRTPTALTGVTQINVDMSDIGWANQGAAKLHDAVLTRMPSGQGRIVVVHNAGLLEKDSVGTVTAESFANVMQVNVIAPAQLNQILLPIMVPGSAIVYVGSTLSEKAVANSCSYVTSKHAMVGLMRATCQDLIGTGIHTNCVCPGFTDTEMLRAHVGGDQGILDSIASGVTFNRLIQPKEMAEAIYVAATQPVFNGAVMHANLGQIER; this is encoded by the coding sequence ATGTCTGCAAAAATGTTGATTATCACTGGCGGTAGCCGAGGTATAGGTAGCGCGACTATCGAGCGCTTTCAAGCTGACGGCTTTAGCGTGGTAAATCTTTCGCGCACACCCACAGCGCTTACCGGTGTTACACAAATCAATGTGGATATGAGTGATATAGGCTGGGCTAATCAGGGTGCGGCAAAATTACACGATGCAGTTCTCACGCGCATGCCATCCGGACAGGGGCGAATCGTGGTGGTACACAATGCCGGTTTGCTGGAAAAAGATTCGGTTGGCACGGTAACCGCTGAGAGCTTTGCTAATGTCATGCAGGTCAATGTTATCGCGCCAGCGCAACTAAACCAGATATTGTTGCCCATTATGGTACCTGGTTCAGCGATTGTTTATGTCGGTTCTACCCTAAGTGAAAAAGCGGTTGCCAATAGCTGTAGCTATGTCACCTCTAAGCACGCAATGGTGGGCTTGATGCGTGCAACATGCCAAGACTTGATTGGCACGGGAATTCACACGAATTGTGTGTGCCCAGGCTTTACCGATACAGAAATGCTACGTGCACATGTGGGCGGCGATCAAGGCATCCTCGACAGCATCGCTAGTGGTGTGACCTTTAACCGATTGATTCAGCCCAAGGAGATGGCTGAGGCTATCTATGTTGCCGCTACTCAGCCGGTTTTTAACGGTGCGGTGATGCATGCTAATTTGGGCCAAATAGAACGCTAA
- a CDS encoding STAS-like domain-containing protein — translation MTFYSIGKQFSEEPAGRYYSDGKGSGEEFREEVLVPLIRKLKSGDILEIRLDEGVESYGSSFLSESFGGLVAHGYFHSEELLSKLKFSYEDEDFEFYENRIFQYIKESSFDSKTYVSSKQNTRK, via the coding sequence ATGACTTTTTACAGTATAGGTAAGCAGTTCAGCGAAGAGCCCGCTGGAAGGTATTACTCCGACGGGAAGGGCAGTGGCGAAGAGTTTAGGGAGGAGGTTCTGGTTCCTTTAATTCGAAAGCTAAAGTCAGGCGATATTTTGGAAATACGATTGGATGAAGGCGTAGAATCATACGGGTCATCATTCCTCTCTGAATCGTTTGGTGGTCTAGTGGCTCACGGTTACTTTCATTCTGAAGAGCTTCTAAGTAAATTGAAATTTTCCTACGAAGATGAGGATTTTGAATTTTATGAAAATAGAATTTTTCAATATATAAAAGAGTCGAGTTTTGATTCGAAAACATACGTTTCGTCCAAACAGAACACAAGGAAATAA
- a CDS encoding 6-pyruvoyl trahydropterin synthase family protein produces the protein MSSLTTIEVNKEDMKFSAAHFTIFSATERERLHGHNFRVSLSISSPANRNGLAFSYKILKDKIRALCDELDEYTLLPAHSPYLKIVTTEHHHEASMNGETLVFLRSDCKLLPIPNTTVEAFAAYLLDRFLHDDDFVQRHDLASVEMKVSSGPGQWGSCAWQQAAQ, from the coding sequence ATGAGCAGCCTGACCACCATAGAAGTCAACAAAGAAGACATGAAGTTTTCTGCCGCCCACTTCACAATTTTCTCAGCTACCGAAAGAGAGCGACTACACGGCCACAATTTTCGCGTGTCATTAAGTATTAGCTCTCCCGCCAATCGCAATGGGCTCGCCTTTAGCTACAAAATTCTAAAGGACAAAATTCGCGCGCTGTGCGATGAGCTCGATGAATACACCCTGTTGCCGGCACACTCGCCCTATTTAAAAATAGTCACAACCGAACATCACCACGAGGCCAGTATGAACGGCGAAACCTTGGTGTTTTTACGCTCTGACTGCAAGCTACTTCCCATCCCCAATACCACGGTTGAAGCCTTTGCGGCCTATTTATTAGACCGCTTTTTACATGACGACGATTTTGTTCAGCGCCATGATCTCGCCAGCGTAGAAATGAAAGTCTCTTCCGGCCCTGGGCAATGGGGCTCCTGTGCCTGGCAACAGGCTGCGCAGTAA
- a CDS encoding acyl-CoA dehydrogenase family protein — translation MRDHIRLASPHLNDSHQQWRAQLRKFVAQRITPYVEQWEEAGKIPITLWQQAADIGLLQLGFPETYGGVSEGTDIYHMIIAAEELAACGAGGVYATLMVHGIGLPPLLHYGLEPLKQEVIPRVLSGEKHISLAITEPSGGSDVARLQTTAKRDGDIYRVNGSKTFITGGMRANWFTTAVRTGDQGFGGISLLLIDANSAGVSRTKLDKKQGWWCSDTATVYFDNVQVPVSHRIGEENQGFLPIVHNFNNERLGLTASALEFARICFEDAWAWASERNTFGKPLIKHQVIGHKFAEMLRQINATQAYLDNAAWAVKQGISKPADMALLKVQATQTLEFCAREALQILGGAGFIRGNRIERIYREVRVNAIGGGSEEIMRDLAWRQLIGQM, via the coding sequence ATGCGAGATCACATTCGCTTGGCCTCACCTCACCTCAATGACAGCCATCAGCAATGGCGTGCTCAGTTGCGCAAATTTGTTGCGCAGCGGATAACACCCTATGTGGAGCAATGGGAAGAGGCCGGCAAAATTCCTATCACGCTCTGGCAGCAAGCCGCCGACATCGGGTTACTGCAACTTGGTTTTCCAGAAACCTATGGCGGCGTCAGCGAAGGCACCGACATTTATCACATGATTATCGCCGCTGAAGAACTGGCCGCCTGCGGCGCTGGCGGTGTTTACGCCACGTTAATGGTGCATGGTATAGGTTTACCACCGCTGCTCCACTATGGTTTAGAACCACTTAAGCAGGAGGTTATTCCCCGAGTGCTCAGTGGCGAAAAGCATATTAGTTTGGCCATTACCGAACCCAGTGGGGGTTCCGACGTAGCGAGGTTGCAAACCACGGCGAAACGCGACGGCGACATATATCGGGTCAACGGCAGCAAAACGTTTATTACCGGCGGCATGCGCGCTAACTGGTTCACCACGGCAGTACGTACCGGCGATCAAGGCTTCGGTGGCATTTCACTGCTGTTAATTGATGCAAATAGCGCCGGCGTCAGCCGCACCAAGCTCGATAAAAAGCAAGGCTGGTGGTGTTCGGATACCGCAACGGTATATTTCGATAACGTGCAAGTCCCGGTGAGTCATCGTATCGGCGAGGAGAACCAAGGTTTTTTACCCATTGTGCACAACTTTAATAACGAGCGACTCGGGTTAACCGCTAGCGCATTGGAATTCGCCCGTATTTGCTTTGAGGATGCGTGGGCTTGGGCCTCAGAGCGAAACACCTTCGGCAAGCCGTTAATCAAACATCAAGTCATCGGCCATAAATTTGCGGAGATGTTACGCCAAATTAATGCCACCCAAGCCTACTTAGATAATGCTGCCTGGGCTGTGAAGCAAGGGATCAGCAAGCCCGCCGATATGGCGCTGTTGAAAGTACAAGCCACACAAACGCTAGAGTTTTGCGCCCGCGAGGCACTGCAAATACTTGGCGGTGCAGGCTTCATTCGCGGCAACCGCATTGAGCGCATCTATCGCGAAGTTCGGGTTAATGCGATCGGTGGCGGTTCAGAAGAAATTATGCGCGATCTCGCCTGGCGACAGTTGATAGGGCAAATGTGA
- a CDS encoding zinc ribbon domain-containing protein YjdM, protein MSLPPCPKCQSEYAYEDGALLVCPECAHEWSNNANAADEQQISVKDANGNDLFEGDNATLIKDLKVKSSSMVIKIGTKVKINRIVDGDHNIDCRVDKIGPMMLKSEFVKKS, encoded by the coding sequence ATGTCATTACCTCCTTGCCCAAAATGCCAATCAGAATACGCCTACGAAGACGGCGCCCTGCTTGTGTGCCCTGAGTGCGCGCACGAATGGTCAAATAACGCTAACGCTGCCGACGAGCAACAGATTAGCGTTAAAGACGCCAACGGCAATGATTTATTTGAGGGCGACAATGCCACCTTGATCAAAGATCTGAAAGTCAAATCCAGCTCAATGGTTATTAAGATTGGCACCAAGGTGAAAATCAATAGAATTGTCGACGGTGATCACAACATCGATTGCCGCGTCGATAAAATAGGTCCGATGATGTTGAAGTCGGAATTCGTAAAGAAAAGCTGA
- a CDS encoding substrate-binding periplasmic protein — MAAPPTQAISPPANKTITIRIPKNESSNSGHTSYVVELLRLALEHSKQSNESILLQPITEDYTQARLIAELYEGSNIDVIWTMTSKDREATIKPIRVPILKGLLGQRVFLIRESQQYIFENVLTLKDLARLVAGQGSHWPDTDILRANGLIVFTSPHYELLFNMLKGGRFNYFPRGVNEAWAEIEAHPNEGLAVEKYLLLSYPAPMYFFVHQDNLDLANRIERGLEGMINDGSFDKLFLNHPSIINVVKRTQLDKRRIFKLLNPDLPKETPLGDPRYWLQLQ, encoded by the coding sequence TTGGCGGCTCCCCCCACTCAAGCAATATCGCCCCCAGCCAATAAAACAATCACCATTCGAATACCAAAAAATGAAAGCAGTAATTCTGGCCACACCAGCTACGTGGTAGAACTGCTGCGCCTCGCGCTCGAACACAGCAAGCAAAGTAACGAATCCATCCTGCTCCAACCCATTACCGAAGATTATACTCAGGCGAGGTTAATAGCGGAGTTGTACGAGGGATCAAACATAGATGTCATATGGACCATGACGTCGAAAGACCGGGAGGCGACGATAAAGCCGATTCGGGTGCCCATTCTGAAAGGCTTATTGGGCCAGCGGGTATTTCTTATTCGCGAAAGCCAACAATATATTTTTGAAAATGTATTAACACTTAAAGACCTCGCTCGCCTCGTGGCTGGGCAAGGTAGCCACTGGCCGGATACAGACATACTGCGCGCCAACGGCTTAATTGTATTTACCTCGCCCCACTATGAGTTGCTTTTTAATATGCTGAAAGGTGGCCGCTTTAATTACTTTCCCCGTGGTGTTAACGAAGCATGGGCCGAAATTGAAGCTCACCCAAATGAAGGTCTTGCGGTAGAAAAGTATTTATTACTTTCCTACCCAGCGCCCATGTACTTTTTCGTGCACCAAGACAACCTCGATTTGGCAAACCGCATTGAGCGCGGTTTGGAAGGCATGATCAACGATGGTAGTTTCGATAAACTTTTTTTAAATCACCCAAGCATCATCAATGTGGTAAAGCGCACGCAACTCGATAAAAGAAGGATCTTCAAACTACTCAACCCAGACCTGCCCAAGGAAACGCCCTTGGGCGACCCCCGTTATTGGCTCCAGCTGCAATAG
- a CDS encoding imm11 family protein, with protein sequence MANAVMKSAIYKVDFDLDHYLPVGPTNIDDLDGENLWVTGEPKATTWVSVPLHYGEPEHAGITVSDISWLGPAFFTFNEKAAAVLRELLVNAGELLEANIAGERHYAFNPLLKKPCLDVSSSQYNIRKNGQVGRLLTPAIDPNKTDKAAVFQTPETYRTMLFVSGEFKQAYDKAALTGLVFTACSITN encoded by the coding sequence ATGGCTAATGCAGTTATGAAAAGTGCAATCTACAAAGTGGATTTTGATCTCGATCATTATTTACCCGTAGGTCCTACAAATATTGATGATCTGGATGGTGAGAATCTATGGGTAACGGGTGAGCCTAAAGCCACTACTTGGGTAAGTGTGCCTTTGCATTATGGCGAACCCGAACACGCCGGTATCACTGTTTCAGATATAAGCTGGCTTGGGCCTGCGTTTTTTACCTTTAACGAAAAAGCTGCGGCTGTGCTTCGTGAGTTACTGGTTAATGCTGGCGAGTTACTTGAAGCCAATATTGCTGGTGAGCGTCACTATGCCTTTAACCCTTTGTTAAAAAAGCCATGTTTAGATGTTTCCTCCTCTCAATACAATATTCGTAAGAATGGGCAAGTAGGGCGGTTATTAACTCCTGCAATTGATCCTAATAAAACAGATAAAGCTGCAGTATTTCAAACGCCGGAAACCTATCGCACCATGCTTTTCGTTTCGGGTGAATTCAAGCAAGCCTATGATAAGGCAGCGCTTACAGGGTTAGTGTTTACCGCGTGCTCTATTACTAATTAG
- a CDS encoding queuosine precursor transporter — translation MANTYCAQLSTSALNWRREKVFLLLTGFFLCAMTLLNVIGITRFIELGPLALAVGVLPYPLTFLCTDIVSEIYGKQRANFMVTVGLIMNGFVIGTLWLASSLPSVQPDALPPWQVLNLSQEVILPSGEVVAGSIELFQLIFACTSGAVFASMLAYLAAQYCDVQLFHFWKRITKGKHLWLRNNFSTLISQGVDSFMVISVTFGAAFIAGAITLNQLLVLMGSNYLFKMMVALLDTLPFYISVHYLRQYLRVDDEIPL, via the coding sequence ATGGCGAATACCTATTGCGCGCAACTTTCGACGTCAGCGCTCAACTGGCGCCGAGAAAAAGTCTTTTTACTGCTCACCGGCTTTTTCCTGTGTGCCATGACGCTGCTCAACGTGATAGGCATCACCCGCTTTATCGAGCTAGGCCCTTTAGCCTTAGCGGTGGGTGTATTGCCTTATCCACTGACTTTTTTATGCACCGATATTGTCAGTGAGATTTACGGCAAGCAGCGCGCAAACTTTATGGTTACCGTTGGCTTGATCATGAACGGCTTCGTGATTGGCACGCTATGGTTGGCGAGCAGCTTGCCCTCAGTTCAACCCGACGCGCTACCGCCTTGGCAAGTATTAAATCTATCGCAAGAGGTGATATTACCCAGCGGCGAAGTTGTTGCTGGTTCGATAGAATTATTCCAGCTCATTTTTGCCTGTACATCCGGCGCCGTTTTCGCCTCCATGCTGGCCTATCTCGCCGCACAATATTGCGACGTGCAGCTATTTCATTTCTGGAAGCGCATAACTAAAGGCAAGCACCTTTGGCTACGCAATAATTTTTCCACGCTAATTAGCCAAGGCGTAGATTCCTTTATGGTCATCAGTGTTACCTTTGGCGCCGCATTTATCGCTGGCGCCATAACCTTAAATCAATTGCTGGTACTTATGGGCAGCAATTATTTATTTAAAATGATGGTCGCACTGCTCGACACACTGCCGTTCTATATTTCCGTGCATTATCTGCGGCAATATCTACGCGTAGATGACGAAATACCTCTGTAA
- a CDS encoding YkgJ family cysteine cluster protein, whose product MTRNDRTLHYLRQRIPSFECIPGCHDCCGPVTTSSEEMARLPIKSEATHEAALTALSCPHLGCNGCEVYAERPIICRLFGTTKSLPCPHGRGPDRLTEQKVEERALRFLAQTRQVLV is encoded by the coding sequence ATGACTCGCAACGACAGAACACTTCACTATTTAAGACAGCGCATTCCAAGCTTCGAATGCATTCCAGGCTGCCATGACTGCTGCGGGCCAGTCACCACGTCGAGCGAAGAAATGGCCAGACTACCTATAAAAAGCGAAGCAACCCACGAAGCCGCACTGACGGCCCTCAGCTGCCCTCATTTAGGCTGCAATGGCTGCGAGGTCTATGCCGAGAGACCCATCATTTGCCGCTTATTCGGCACCACAAAAAGCTTGCCCTGCCCCCATGGCAGAGGCCCAGACCGACTGACAGAGCAAAAAGTTGAAGAGCGAGCGCTAAGGTTTTTGGCGCAAACCAGACAGGTTTTGGTTTAA
- the ggt gene encoding gamma-glutamyltransferase: MMPVVLKKLSINVVTFSLLLSCVFAFAQDEPYAQSNDLGAVASVHPLATQAGMDALANGGNAVDAAIATALTLGVVDGHNSGIGGGAFVLIRTAKGQLFAIDGRETAPMAAHRDMYVVDGVANTQLSQTGPLAAGVPGSIAAYEIAIAKAGAKPYADVLLPAAKLAQDGFAIDKIFADRLARSAPRLAQFPGSASVLLDEQGNPWPRGHKLVQKDLAATLKAIARDGSAYFYKGDYAKAVGDWMAKNGGLLTAKDFEAYVALERQPLLTQYRGYTLVGFPPPSSGGVHTAQILAMLERFDLANMKDGDRYHVMGEAMKLAFADRAHWLGDPAFTKVPKGLVKAEYLDKQSARIDLDHAIDVSGPGMPADVDIDLFAKHTTHIAAADKLGNWVAITTTVNTDFGSKVIVPGTGVILNNQMDDFSVQPGVPNVYGLVGTEANSVQPGKRPLSSMTPTLILKDNKPVMTVGAAGGPTIITQVVQAIINHLDLALPLNDALGKSRIHQQWRPDMLFVESNLPAGIRQSLVVKGHKLKEMPPYGSTQAIALVDGRLVAVAEPRLKIRNAE; encoded by the coding sequence ATGATGCCTGTAGTCCTTAAAAAACTGAGTATCAATGTTGTAACCTTCTCACTTTTACTTTCCTGCGTGTTTGCCTTTGCCCAAGACGAACCCTACGCACAATCCAACGACTTAGGTGCAGTAGCCTCTGTTCACCCGCTCGCAACGCAAGCAGGTATGGACGCCTTGGCCAATGGCGGTAATGCCGTTGATGCCGCTATTGCCACAGCGCTTACCTTGGGGGTTGTGGATGGCCATAACTCGGGTATTGGCGGCGGCGCCTTTGTCTTGATACGAACCGCGAAAGGGCAATTGTTCGCCATTGATGGTCGCGAAACAGCGCCGATGGCGGCGCACCGCGATATGTATGTGGTAGACGGTGTAGCCAATACCCAACTCAGTCAAACTGGGCCCCTAGCCGCCGGCGTACCTGGCTCAATTGCCGCCTATGAGATAGCTATTGCCAAAGCTGGCGCTAAACCTTACGCCGATGTGCTTTTGCCGGCAGCAAAGCTGGCGCAAGACGGTTTCGCTATCGACAAAATATTTGCCGATCGCCTAGCGCGGTCTGCGCCGAGATTGGCGCAATTTCCCGGCAGCGCGTCTGTGTTGCTGGATGAGCAAGGCAACCCTTGGCCACGGGGCCATAAACTCGTACAGAAAGATTTAGCCGCAACCCTAAAGGCCATTGCGCGCGATGGCAGTGCTTATTTTTATAAGGGTGATTACGCCAAAGCGGTGGGTGATTGGATGGCAAAAAATGGCGGGTTACTTACTGCAAAAGATTTCGAAGCTTATGTTGCCTTGGAGCGGCAACCACTCCTAACCCAGTATCGCGGTTATACCTTGGTGGGTTTTCCTCCGCCAAGTTCTGGTGGTGTTCATACTGCGCAAATATTAGCCATGTTAGAGCGCTTTGACTTAGCCAACATGAAAGATGGTGACCGTTACCACGTGATGGGTGAGGCGATGAAATTAGCCTTTGCCGATAGAGCCCATTGGTTGGGTGACCCAGCTTTTACTAAAGTGCCGAAAGGCTTAGTGAAAGCTGAGTACCTCGATAAGCAGTCGGCCCGAATCGATCTCGATCATGCCATTGATGTATCGGGCCCAGGAATGCCTGCCGATGTGGATATTGATTTGTTTGCCAAGCACACGACGCACATTGCGGCGGCGGATAAGCTGGGTAATTGGGTTGCCATTACCACCACGGTCAATACCGACTTTGGCTCTAAGGTTATCGTGCCAGGTACGGGTGTGATATTGAATAACCAAATGGATGATTTTTCCGTACAGCCAGGTGTGCCCAATGTCTATGGGTTGGTTGGCACTGAGGCTAATAGCGTTCAGCCCGGTAAGAGGCCGCTCTCGAGTATGACGCCGACCTTGATATTGAAGGACAATAAGCCGGTGATGACTGTGGGTGCTGCAGGCGGCCCGACCATTATTACCCAAGTGGTTCAGGCCATTATCAACCATTTGGATCTAGCCTTACCCTTAAACGATGCGCTTGGTAAGAGCCGCATTCATCAGCAATGGCGGCCAGATATGCTATTTGTAGAGTCCAATTTACCGGCGGGTATTCGTCAATCGTTGGTGGTAAAAGGGCATAAATTAAAGGAAATGCCGCCCTACGGTTCTACCCAAGCTATCGCGCTCGTCGATGGAAGGTTAGTTGCCGTTGCCGAGCCCAGATTGAAAATTCGCAATGCAGAATGA
- a CDS encoding AHH domain-containing protein, translating to MRKDAIYLELEKADLKTGLDEMVRQGKVSQTEALRAQTEAIIEAQKYAIAKRYGYTIQPSPKIMRQLVRKKAAEDIKILRSNMADAKRYIPEGADAHHIVASNDFRRHAAIWVFRAQKVLQRWGIDINHEANGVALPGSESKKCTFFSDCESPSHKKVHTTRYYANVAMDVQASGDKDECIDTLYEIGEDLEAGVYGF from the coding sequence GTGAGAAAGGATGCTATTTACTTAGAGCTTGAAAAAGCGGATCTGAAAACCGGTTTGGACGAAATGGTCCGTCAGGGCAAGGTGAGCCAAACAGAGGCGCTAAGAGCCCAGACTGAGGCAATCATAGAAGCCCAGAAATATGCCATCGCAAAGCGATATGGCTATACCATTCAGCCCAGTCCAAAAATCATGCGACAGTTGGTTCGTAAGAAGGCCGCTGAGGATATAAAGATACTTCGTTCCAATATGGCGGATGCTAAGCGGTATATTCCGGAAGGCGCCGATGCGCATCATATTGTCGCTTCTAACGACTTCCGGCGTCACGCCGCTATATGGGTGTTTCGAGCGCAGAAAGTGTTGCAACGCTGGGGCATAGACATCAATCATGAAGCAAACGGTGTAGCTTTGCCGGGTAGCGAATCTAAGAAGTGTACATTCTTCTCTGATTGCGAATCACCCTCGCACAAAAAGGTACACACCACGCGCTATTATGCCAACGTAGCAATGGATGTGCAGGCTAGCGGTGATAAGGATGAGTGTATTGATACGCTCTATGAAATTGGCGAAGACCTAGAAGCTGGCGTATATGGTTTCTGA
- a CDS encoding DUF4253 domain-containing protein, whose product MKFVELVPASAYSDAIEALSSSEKLVVCGSFEDRQYIEDSLALAVEPADVILARALKIDVEAWLNARRVEVEAGAVDDGVALTDLSGAWPSETVEQAGFSLAHDMMTGQLHTRLVGARVKADEAWQIPAHFHFGGWNECPAPDVQCAIWRYWQAQYGAHIVAVSNDVIEAYVERPPKTEAEAMALAWQQYYYCADIVDQGVETVTSLAASLLGNSVWFFWWD is encoded by the coding sequence ATGAAATTTGTAGAATTAGTACCGGCATCCGCCTATAGCGATGCGATAGAGGCGCTTTCTAGTTCGGAGAAACTAGTGGTGTGCGGTTCTTTTGAAGATCGGCAATATATTGAGGATAGTCTAGCACTAGCGGTGGAGCCTGCTGATGTGATTTTGGCGCGTGCATTGAAGATAGATGTGGAGGCTTGGCTTAATGCTCGTCGGGTTGAGGTTGAAGCCGGGGCTGTCGATGACGGGGTTGCCTTAACAGACCTGTCGGGTGCATGGCCGAGTGAGACAGTTGAGCAAGCTGGCTTCTCTCTTGCGCACGATATGATGACGGGGCAGCTTCACACGCGGTTGGTTGGCGCTAGGGTAAAAGCAGATGAGGCTTGGCAAATTCCAGCGCATTTTCATTTTGGTGGCTGGAATGAGTGCCCAGCGCCAGATGTGCAGTGTGCAATTTGGCGCTATTGGCAAGCTCAGTACGGTGCACATATCGTGGCTGTTAGTAATGATGTGATCGAGGCTTATGTTGAGCGGCCACCAAAAACTGAAGCCGAAGCCATGGCGTTGGCGTGGCAGCAGTACTACTATTGCGCGGACATTGTCGATCAGGGTGTTGAGACCGTGACAAGTTTGGCTGCATCTTTGTTGGGTAATTCGGTGTGGTTTTTTTGGTGGGATTGA